The following coding sequences lie in one Methylotuvimicrobium alcaliphilum 20Z genomic window:
- the greA gene encoding transcription elongation factor GreA, translating into MNKVPLTVTGAKKLREELDELKSVVRPRIIKAIAEAREHGDLKENAEYHAAREQQSFAEGRIAEIEGKLSNAQIIDVTKLDANGKVVFGATVEIEELESGETVTYQIVGEDEADIKAGRISVGSPIARALIGKEAEDVVIVKAPGGDIEYEILSIQYI; encoded by the coding sequence ATGAATAAAGTACCTCTAACAGTTACCGGAGCCAAGAAATTACGAGAGGAGCTAGACGAGCTGAAATCCGTGGTGCGTCCCAGAATCATCAAGGCCATTGCTGAAGCCAGGGAGCACGGAGATCTGAAGGAAAATGCCGAATATCATGCTGCGCGCGAACAGCAAAGTTTTGCCGAGGGGCGCATCGCCGAGATTGAAGGAAAATTGTCCAATGCTCAAATTATCGATGTCACTAAATTGGATGCCAACGGTAAAGTCGTATTCGGTGCAACCGTTGAAATTGAAGAGCTTGAAAGCGGTGAAACCGTTACTTATCAAATCGTCGGCGAAGACGAAGCCGATATCAAAGCCGGTCGTATCTCCGTTGGCTCTCCGATAGCGCGGGCCTTGATAGGCAAAGAAGCAGAGGATGTAGTCATCGTTAAAGCGCCAGGCGGCGATATCGAATACGAAATCCTTTCGATTCAGTATATTTAA
- a CDS encoding YhbY family RNA-binding protein, translating into MTPAERKQLKAQAHSLKPVVIIGHSGLTQSVLAEMDIALNSHELIKVKIRAERDDRKKIQQEICTQTGADFVQSIGQILVIHRLNPEK; encoded by the coding sequence GTGACCCCTGCCGAAAGAAAACAACTCAAAGCCCAAGCCCACAGCCTGAAACCGGTTGTCATAATAGGCCATTCAGGCTTAACGCAAAGCGTTTTGGCTGAAATGGATATTGCGCTCAATAGTCATGAACTCATTAAAGTAAAAATACGCGCCGAACGCGACGATCGAAAAAAGATACAACAGGAAATTTGTACACAAACCGGAGCCGATTTCGTTCAAAGCATAGGCCAGATTCTTGTTATTCATCGACTTAATCCTGAGAAATAA
- the rlmE gene encoding 23S rRNA (uridine(2552)-2'-O)-methyltransferase RlmE: MARSKSSSRWLQEHFHDEYVKMAQAQGWRSRAVFKLIEIQEKDKIIKPGMNIVDLGAAPGGWSQYARRIIGQKNKIVALDILPMDPLENVDFIQGDFRELAVLEQLQAVLAGATVDLVMSDMAPNMTGNKGVDQPNSMYLCELALDTARSILNRGGSFLVKVFQGEGYESFLKDTRQSFSSVAIRKPKASRSRSNEVYILGKGFK, from the coding sequence ATGGCACGAAGTAAAAGCAGTAGTCGCTGGTTACAGGAACATTTTCACGATGAATACGTCAAAATGGCTCAAGCGCAAGGATGGCGTTCTCGCGCGGTTTTTAAGTTAATTGAAATACAAGAAAAGGACAAAATCATAAAGCCCGGAATGAATATCGTCGATTTAGGTGCGGCACCGGGCGGCTGGTCTCAATATGCCCGGCGCATTATCGGACAAAAGAATAAGATCGTTGCTTTGGATATATTGCCGATGGATCCATTGGAAAATGTCGATTTTATTCAAGGCGACTTTCGCGAACTTGCGGTGTTGGAACAGTTGCAAGCCGTGTTGGCCGGGGCGACTGTCGACTTGGTCATGTCGGATATGGCGCCGAATATGACCGGCAATAAAGGCGTTGATCAGCCTAATTCCATGTATTTATGCGAACTTGCGCTTGATACTGCGCGCTCGATTTTAAATCGCGGCGGTTCATTTTTAGTCAAGGTTTTTCAGGGTGAAGGATACGAAAGTTTCCTTAAAGATACCCGGCAAAGTTTTTCATCGGTTGCGATCAGAAAGCCGAAAGCCTCTAGATCAAGAAGTAATGAAGTATATATTTTAGGGAAAGGGTTTAAATAA
- the ftsH gene encoding ATP-dependent zinc metalloprotease FtsH, with amino-acid sequence MLKNVILWVVIAVVLMSVFNNFAPRGDRGDLTLSYTQFIQAVKMGQVQQVSINDNVVKGKMQTGETFRTYAPNDPHLVDDLLEGGVDIKALPPEQPSFLMQLLVSFGPILLLIAVWVFFMRQMQGGGAGGKGAMSFGKSKARMLEEDQIKVTFSDVAGCDEAKEEVAEMVDFLKDPAKYQKLGGKIPRGALMVGPPGTGKTLLARAIAGEAKVPFFTISGSDFVEMFVGVGASRVRDMFEQAKKHAPCIIFIDEIDAVGRQRGAGLGGGHDEREQTLNQLLVEMDGFEGNEGVIVIAATNRPDVLDKALLRPGRFDRQVTVGLPDVKGREQILNVHMKKVPAADDVVIKYIAQGTPGFSGADLANLVNEAALCAARANKRLISMFDLEKAKDKIIMGAERRSMVMSDKEKKMTAYHEAGHAIVGRLVPDHDPVYKVSIMPRGRALGVTMFLPESDQYSISKRKLDSMISSLYGGRIAEEMIFGWEEVSTGASNDIERATELARNMVTKWGLSQRLGPLAYSEEEGEVFLGRSVTQHKSVAEETSHTIDEEIRSIIDRNYERAEKILKENEDILHAMADALVKYETIDKAQLDDLLSRKPVRPPQGWEDPSPPQGGAKGGSLADAKDSEPPLSDAAEQGQ; translated from the coding sequence ATGTTAAAAAATGTAATTTTATGGGTTGTTATCGCCGTCGTATTGATGTCGGTATTCAACAATTTCGCTCCGCGTGGTGACCGCGGCGATCTTACGCTGTCTTATACGCAGTTCATACAAGCGGTTAAAATGGGGCAGGTTCAACAGGTTTCAATCAATGACAATGTCGTTAAGGGAAAAATGCAAACCGGCGAGACGTTTCGCACCTATGCGCCGAACGATCCGCATTTAGTCGATGATTTGCTCGAAGGCGGGGTTGACATCAAAGCCTTGCCGCCTGAGCAACCTTCCTTCTTGATGCAGCTTCTGGTCTCATTCGGCCCAATTTTGTTATTGATTGCGGTCTGGGTCTTTTTTATGCGACAAATGCAAGGCGGAGGCGCCGGCGGCAAAGGAGCCATGTCTTTCGGGAAAAGCAAGGCGCGTATGCTCGAGGAAGACCAGATTAAAGTGACATTCTCCGATGTCGCAGGATGTGACGAGGCTAAAGAAGAAGTTGCCGAAATGGTCGATTTTCTAAAGGATCCGGCTAAATATCAAAAACTCGGCGGAAAAATTCCGCGAGGCGCATTGATGGTGGGTCCGCCCGGTACCGGCAAAACGTTATTGGCTAGGGCTATTGCCGGCGAAGCAAAAGTGCCGTTTTTTACCATCTCCGGTTCCGATTTTGTCGAAATGTTCGTCGGTGTCGGCGCGTCTCGAGTTCGCGATATGTTCGAGCAGGCAAAAAAACATGCACCTTGCATTATCTTTATCGATGAGATCGATGCCGTGGGTCGCCAACGCGGCGCAGGATTAGGCGGCGGGCATGACGAACGCGAACAAACCTTAAATCAGTTGTTAGTCGAGATGGACGGTTTTGAAGGGAACGAAGGTGTCATTGTGATCGCAGCGACTAATCGCCCGGATGTATTGGATAAAGCTTTATTACGTCCTGGGAGATTCGATCGTCAAGTCACGGTCGGTTTACCCGATGTGAAAGGGCGAGAGCAGATTTTGAATGTGCACATGAAGAAAGTTCCTGCTGCCGATGATGTCGTTATCAAATATATCGCGCAAGGAACGCCCGGTTTTTCCGGTGCGGATTTGGCTAATCTGGTTAACGAAGCCGCATTGTGTGCCGCCCGAGCCAACAAACGATTGATCAGTATGTTCGATTTAGAAAAAGCGAAAGACAAGATCATCATGGGCGCGGAACGTCGCTCGATGGTAATGAGCGACAAAGAGAAAAAAATGACGGCTTATCATGAAGCCGGGCATGCTATTGTCGGACGTCTGGTGCCTGATCACGACCCGGTCTACAAGGTAAGCATCATGCCGCGTGGACGCGCCTTAGGGGTGACGATGTTTCTTCCTGAAAGCGATCAATACAGCATTAGTAAACGTAAACTCGACAGCATGATTTCGAGTTTGTATGGCGGACGAATTGCCGAGGAAATGATTTTCGGTTGGGAGGAAGTCAGCACCGGCGCATCCAATGATATCGAGCGTGCGACCGAGTTGGCCAGAAACATGGTTACGAAATGGGGCTTATCGCAACGTCTCGGTCCTTTGGCTTATAGCGAAGAAGAAGGCGAGGTGTTTCTGGGTCGGTCTGTTACGCAGCATAAGTCGGTTGCCGAGGAAACCTCGCATACGATCGACGAAGAAATTCGCTCGATTATCGATAGGAACTACGAGCGCGCAGAAAAAATTCTAAAAGAAAACGAAGATATCTTGCATGCTATGGCCGACGCTTTGGTGAAGTACGAAACGATCGATAAAGCACAGCTCGACGATTTGTTGTCAAGAAAACCGGTTAGGCCTCCCCAAGGCTGGGAAGACCCATCCCCACCGCAAGGCGGCGCCAAAGGAGGTAGTCTAGCCGATGCTAAAGATTCCGAGCCGCCTTTGAGCGATGCCGCCGAACAAGGCCAATAA
- the glmM gene encoding phosphoglucosamine mutase, whose product MKEKKYFGTDGIRGKVGEYPITADFLLKLGWATGRVFANEGHGFVLVGKDTRISGYMFESALEAGLTAAGVDTHLLGPMPTPGVAYLTRTLRAQAGIVISASHNPFYDNGIKFFSVEGTKLPDSMEKKIEHYLDSPMTTVDSAKLGKANRVGDAAGRYIEFCKSTIPTWMDFNGLRIVVDCANGATYHIAPHVFNEVGAEVVTIGTEPDGLNINEECGATKTEKLVSTVLAYRADFGIALDGDGDRLIMVDHQGEIVDGDELIYIIAKSRLNAGALKGPVIGTLMTNLGMEHALKSLGIELFRAKVGDRYVMEMLEEKKGILGGENSGHIICLDRTTTGDGIVAALQVMAEMKTSGKTLHELRSGVLMYPQVLINLRTDIKINPDNHEKIQKAVKDVEKILGANGRVLLRASGTEPLIRVMVEGVDEALVNKCANQLADEVKKAIDA is encoded by the coding sequence ATGAAGGAAAAAAAATATTTTGGAACCGATGGTATCAGAGGAAAAGTAGGCGAGTATCCGATAACCGCTGATTTTTTACTCAAATTAGGTTGGGCAACCGGACGAGTCTTCGCGAATGAAGGGCACGGTTTCGTATTGGTCGGAAAAGATACCCGGATTTCAGGATATATGTTTGAATCGGCGCTCGAAGCGGGATTGACTGCCGCCGGTGTCGATACGCATTTATTGGGGCCGATGCCGACCCCGGGTGTTGCCTATTTGACGCGAACCTTGCGCGCCCAGGCGGGAATTGTTATTAGCGCTTCGCATAATCCATTCTACGATAACGGCATTAAGTTTTTTTCAGTTGAGGGAACGAAACTACCCGATTCAATGGAGAAAAAAATAGAGCATTACCTTGATTCGCCGATGACGACGGTTGACTCGGCGAAACTAGGCAAAGCCAATCGTGTTGGCGATGCGGCAGGCCGGTATATAGAATTTTGCAAAAGTACGATTCCGACTTGGATGGACTTTAACGGTCTAAGAATCGTAGTCGACTGTGCCAATGGCGCGACTTACCATATCGCGCCGCACGTTTTCAACGAAGTAGGCGCTGAAGTCGTTACGATCGGCACCGAACCGGATGGGCTGAATATCAACGAAGAGTGCGGAGCCACGAAGACCGAAAAGTTGGTTTCGACGGTTCTTGCCTATCGTGCCGATTTCGGTATTGCGCTCGACGGTGATGGAGACCGGTTGATCATGGTCGATCATCAGGGTGAAATCGTCGATGGCGACGAATTAATTTATATCATCGCGAAATCGAGATTAAATGCAGGAGCCCTAAAAGGTCCGGTGATCGGTACCTTAATGACCAATCTCGGTATGGAGCATGCGTTAAAAAGCTTAGGCATCGAATTGTTTCGAGCAAAAGTTGGAGACCGTTATGTCATGGAAATGCTTGAAGAGAAGAAAGGTATCTTAGGCGGCGAAAATTCGGGGCATATCATTTGTTTAGACAGAACGACTACAGGCGACGGTATCGTGGCGGCTTTACAAGTCATGGCCGAAATGAAAACCAGCGGTAAGACGCTGCATGAGCTTAGGTCCGGGGTTCTTATGTATCCTCAAGTTTTGATTAACTTAAGGACTGATATCAAAATTAATCCCGATAATCACGAGAAAATACAAAAAGCGGTTAAGGATGTCGAAAAAATATTGGGTGCGAATGGTAGGGTCTTGCTGAGGGCCTCTGGAACCGAGCCTTTGATTCGTGTAATGGTGGAAGGAGTCGACGAGGCGTTGGTGAATAAATGCGCCAATCAATTAGCGGATGAGGTTAAGAAAGCAATCGATGCTTGA
- the tpiA gene encoding triose-phosphate isomerase produces MRQTLVAGNWKMNGSKAATESLCKAIIAGLNSSDTGIVVCVPYVYLSDAAKLTEGTPLDLGAQNVADQSSGAYTGEISASMLNEFNCKYAIVGHSERRTYYGDTNESVASRYSQAQQQGIVPILCVGETLEQRENDQTFSVIDEQLDAVLNAAGIESFAKAVVAYEPVWAIGTGRTASDEQAQEVHQYIRQKFAAKNQAIADQLQILYGGSVKPDNAKGLFAMPDIDGGLIGGASLDAEGFLKIYSASK; encoded by the coding sequence ATGCGTCAAACACTCGTGGCTGGAAACTGGAAAATGAATGGCTCTAAAGCGGCCACAGAATCGTTATGCAAGGCCATTATTGCCGGACTTAACTCATCCGACACCGGAATCGTAGTGTGTGTTCCTTATGTTTATTTATCCGATGCAGCTAAATTAACGGAAGGCACCCCTCTTGATCTTGGCGCACAAAATGTTGCCGATCAAAGTTCTGGCGCATATACCGGAGAAATCTCAGCGTCCATGCTGAACGAATTTAATTGCAAATATGCAATCGTCGGTCACTCCGAACGTAGGACTTATTACGGCGACACCAACGAATCGGTTGCTTCACGTTATTCTCAAGCCCAACAACAAGGAATCGTTCCTATATTGTGCGTTGGCGAAACATTAGAGCAACGTGAAAACGATCAAACGTTTAGCGTCATCGATGAGCAGCTCGATGCGGTTTTAAATGCGGCAGGGATCGAATCTTTCGCTAAAGCAGTTGTTGCTTATGAGCCGGTATGGGCCATCGGTACAGGAAGAACCGCCTCTGACGAGCAGGCACAAGAAGTTCATCAGTATATTCGCCAAAAGTTCGCAGCTAAAAATCAAGCGATTGCCGACCAACTGCAAATTTTGTATGGCGGCAGTGTAAAGCCGGACAATGCTAAAGGCTTATTTGCAATGCCTGATATCGACGGCGGATTAATCGGCGGAGCATCACTCGATGCCGAAGGCTTTTTGAAAATATATAGCGCATCTAAATAA
- the secG gene encoding preprotein translocase subunit SecG — MYQVIIVIHVLFGLGIIGLVLMQQGKGADAGAAFGSGASGTLFGAQGSASFLSRTTAVLATLFFVTSLSLAILSGGSTAVKDFFDDAETEEAFDIPLMSKEAEPVAVPSISAETPAIEEESKTVEAKEQPAEEINE; from the coding sequence ATGTATCAAGTTATCATAGTCATTCATGTGTTATTCGGACTGGGTATTATCGGTCTGGTATTAATGCAGCAAGGTAAAGGTGCCGATGCCGGTGCCGCGTTCGGAAGCGGTGCATCGGGAACTTTATTCGGTGCACAAGGCTCGGCTTCGTTTTTATCGAGAACCACTGCGGTTTTAGCGACTTTGTTCTTTGTGACAAGTCTTTCTCTTGCTATCTTGAGTGGCGGTAGTACAGCCGTGAAAGACTTTTTTGATGACGCAGAAACCGAAGAAGCTTTCGATATACCATTAATGAGTAAAGAAGCAGAACCGGTTGCCGTCCCTTCCATATCGGCCGAAACGCCTGCTATCGAAGAAGAATCAAAAACGGTTGAAGCAAAAGAACAACCGGCAGAAGAAATAAACGAATAA
- a CDS encoding winged helix-turn-helix domain-containing protein: MLEWSILIFLLFIVYIIMKKSNTTTEKTKSETEKTVTPEAVKETPKKASTTREAPKKAQTAEESKATMEQPVTPKTAKVTPKKSSSSLAATKKTSSPAPVAETPEISIRERVGLTAGTIWQYLDKNGETSVAKLIKELPEEEKIIQRSIGWLAQEGKITLSTVSRVETVALK; this comes from the coding sequence ATGCTTGAATGGTCGATTCTAATTTTTTTACTTTTTATTGTTTATATCATTATGAAAAAATCTAACACCACCACTGAAAAAACCAAATCCGAGACTGAAAAGACCGTAACACCCGAAGCGGTTAAAGAAACGCCGAAGAAGGCAAGCACTACCCGGGAAGCCCCTAAAAAGGCTCAAACCGCCGAAGAGTCTAAGGCAACAATGGAACAACCGGTTACACCTAAAACCGCTAAAGTAACGCCTAAGAAGAGCAGCTCCTCCCTAGCTGCCACTAAAAAAACAAGCAGCCCAGCTCCGGTTGCCGAAACGCCGGAAATAAGCATACGTGAACGCGTCGGTTTAACTGCCGGTACCATCTGGCAATACTTGGATAAAAATGGCGAAACTTCCGTTGCAAAATTAATCAAGGAACTTCCTGAAGAAGAAAAAATTATCCAGCGCAGCATCGGTTGGTTAGCTCAAGAAGGTAAAATCACACTCAGCACAGTCAGTCGAGTTGAAACCGTCGCATTAAAATGA
- a CDS encoding MBL fold metallo-hydrolase: MNRAKLQTLAFTLAISLTSLVLVAYSSTAASRSKVQLQVLGAGGPEINDRRAGSSYLLRIDDKALVMIDTGPGSSLNFEKSGAAFNDLQALLFTHFHVDHSSDFPALVKGSYFTGRKKDLPVYGPSGNDLMPSTKEFIDKLFGKSGIYRYLNEYINPDSQSNYKIQAHNVRFGKNRIQTFNIAPNLTISAISVHHGPLPALAWRIDAEDCSIVISGDTSNEYNTLIKLAEGSDLLIAHHAIPEQATGAARNLHMPPSEIGKIAQAAKVKHLVLSHRMRRTEGSEEETSAIIRKHFPGPIDFADDLESYPLIGCEK, translated from the coding sequence ATGAATAGAGCAAAACTCCAAACTCTAGCATTCACCTTGGCGATTAGCTTGACGAGCTTAGTTTTGGTTGCTTATTCATCAACTGCAGCCTCTCGATCAAAGGTACAGTTGCAAGTGTTAGGTGCCGGCGGCCCTGAAATCAACGATCGGCGCGCAGGAAGTTCTTATTTGCTCCGCATCGACGATAAAGCATTAGTGATGATCGATACCGGCCCCGGTAGCAGCCTCAATTTCGAAAAATCCGGGGCGGCTTTTAACGACTTGCAGGCCCTGTTGTTCACGCATTTTCATGTCGATCACAGTAGCGATTTTCCAGCCTTGGTAAAAGGCTCCTATTTTACCGGCCGAAAAAAAGACTTACCGGTCTATGGCCCATCAGGCAACGATCTTATGCCTTCGACAAAGGAATTTATAGATAAATTGTTCGGTAAAAGCGGCATCTACCGTTACTTAAACGAATACATCAACCCCGACAGCCAAAGTAATTATAAAATACAAGCTCACAACGTCCGTTTCGGCAAAAACAGGATACAAACATTCAACATTGCACCGAATTTAACCATCAGCGCCATATCCGTGCATCATGGTCCCTTACCCGCTTTAGCCTGGCGCATCGATGCAGAAGACTGCAGCATCGTCATCTCCGGCGACACCAGCAATGAATACAATACCCTAATCAAACTTGCCGAAGGCTCCGACCTGCTGATCGCCCATCACGCCATCCCTGAACAGGCGACTGGAGCCGCTCGTAATCTGCACATGCCGCCTTCGGAAATCGGCAAAATCGCACAAGCCGCAAAGGTCAAGCATTTAGTCTTATCGCACCGCATGCGGCGAACCGAAGGCTCGGAAGAAGAAACCTCGGCAATTATACGCAAGCACTTTCCGGGACCGATCGATTTTGCCGACGATTTGGAGAGTTATCCATTGATCGGCTGTGAAAAGTAG
- a CDS encoding poly(3-hydroxybutyrate) depolymerase: MIDFSTIKPHLTKRNIWLAAIFLPPILLVLVMLLMETGSGDYAQMGNAVYRPESTQGRCQTEQLKGSAGATHGESTADGIKYNVRTPLNYDPTFPHPLLLVLSPAGSNRAKTEKTTDLTLAATTAGMIVAYADHPPLSPTTAVELGTIPEFIAKKWCIDDKRIYITGHSDGGTSTMALAFMSGTKHIPSAIAPSAAGINYQELRQRRCPDPIPAMIMHSANDKLFPGYGKESAGWWAICNQCDPIPEPLDNGCSAYTNCASGIKTWYCEGDKPHSQWPDINATLIDFFVSSARKEK, encoded by the coding sequence ATGATTGATTTCTCAACTATCAAACCCCACCTGACCAAACGAAACATATGGTTGGCAGCGATTTTTCTGCCACCCATTCTGTTAGTGTTAGTCATGTTGTTGATGGAAACCGGGAGCGGTGATTATGCTCAGATGGGCAACGCCGTTTACCGACCGGAGTCAACTCAAGGCCGATGCCAAACAGAACAGCTAAAAGGATCAGCCGGTGCCACCCATGGCGAATCCACCGCCGATGGAATCAAGTATAACGTCCGAACACCTTTAAATTACGATCCGACATTCCCTCACCCGTTGTTATTGGTATTATCGCCTGCCGGTTCGAATCGAGCCAAAACCGAAAAAACGACCGATCTAACTCTTGCGGCAACAACCGCCGGTATGATTGTCGCCTATGCCGACCATCCACCTCTGTCACCCACCACGGCTGTCGAGCTCGGCACCATTCCCGAATTCATCGCCAAAAAATGGTGTATCGACGATAAAAGAATCTATATCACCGGTCATTCCGACGGAGGCACCTCAACCATGGCCTTGGCATTCATGTCCGGCACCAAGCATATTCCAAGCGCCATTGCTCCCAGCGCGGCCGGCATCAATTATCAAGAGTTGCGCCAACGCCGCTGCCCCGACCCGATTCCAGCCATGATCATGCATAGCGCGAATGACAAGCTGTTTCCTGGGTATGGAAAGGAATCGGCGGGGTGGTGGGCGATATGCAACCAATGCGACCCGATTCCCGAGCCTCTCGATAACGGATGTAGCGCTTACACGAACTGCGCTAGCGGTATAAAAACCTGGTATTGCGAAGGCGATAAACCGCATTCGCAATGGCCGGATATCAATGCGACATTGATCGACTTCTTTGTTTCATCGGCCCGAAAAGAAAAGTAA
- a CDS encoding EthD family reductase has translation MQAAKLIVMYPKPTDLDVFEHRYTEEHVPMAVEKMVGKTRFVASLITSTADGKPAPYHRIAEVYFPSMPALEACLNSIGGQETAKHAVEISSGGAPLFLISEVETVDF, from the coding sequence ATGCAAGCGGCAAAGTTAATTGTCATGTATCCTAAACCGACCGACCTAGATGTCTTCGAGCACCGTTATACAGAAGAGCACGTACCTATGGCCGTAGAAAAAATGGTTGGTAAAACTCGCTTCGTCGCCTCATTGATAACTTCGACTGCCGATGGCAAGCCGGCGCCCTATCACCGAATAGCCGAAGTTTATTTTCCGTCGATGCCGGCATTAGAAGCCTGTTTAAATTCAATCGGCGGGCAGGAAACGGCTAAACATGCCGTTGAAATTTCGAGCGGCGGCGCACCTTTATTCCTAATTTCCGAAGTCGAGACTGTCGACTTTTAG